The DNA region GCGGCATTCCGAATGATGGGCATACTCCCCCAATTGATCAGGTTTTTTTTTACCACACTCCCGAGAGAATTCACCAAAACCTCGATGACTGGTTTGGTTAGGCTTAATGGAGGATAACTGAAAGGAGAGTTTTTATGATTGATGATGGCCATAATCTCTTCCTGAGGATGGAAAAGTTCGTATTTGCCCAAATAAACGATCTTTCGGTCAGCAAAGGCACCTTGAACCGGAATGTCCAGATAATCGGTGTGGTTGGAGATGATGAGAGCCCCACCAGATTCGGGAATGTTTTCCGATCCGGCCACTTTGACATCGTAAATGAGTTCCAGGAGGTTACGAAGGATGGTTTTGGGAACTTCCCTGGGAATGACAAAGAGACTTTCTAAAATATCAGCGGGGTTTTGGTTAGAATCCATAGAAACATCACATATTTCAAAATAAAACTTTATGAAATCAAGTTGGATTTTCATCTTAGATGGAAATTCCTATGAAAGAACTCCTCCTAGCACAGAGCTCCCTTTGGTTTTCCTCCCTTCCCCTGGATTCTCTCCATATTTGGGATCCCAGTCTTGGAGGAATTTTCCTTACCATTTCTACGATCTGCCATTATTTGGGAGGGAGTAGTTTTTTCCTCGGCCTCATTTCCTTTGTTTATATCTACTACCGGCCAAAACTCGCTTTTGAACTTTCGCTCGGTTTACTCACTTCCGCAGTCATAATTTCTTTATTAAAATTTTATTTAGAAAGCCCAAGGCCTTTTCCTTATCCAGAAGCCTTTGATGAAAAGGCGTTTGGTTTGCCTTCTGGTCATGCGTATTCGGCGGTTGTCGTATGGGGATTATTAGCTTACCGAATTCCAAAACTTTGGTTTCGAGTTCTCTCGATCCTCATCATTCTTTTTATGCCATTTTCCAGAATGTATCTCAAAGTACATTACTTAGGTGATGTGAGTTTAGGATTTGGACTTGGTGTCATCCATTTACTCATCATCTTATTTCTCCTCGATCGATTTTATAAAAAAGATTCTGTTCCCACTTTTTTACACACAGAAAATTACCGAACCTTAAGTCTTTTGGGAATCGTAATTACTTTGTCTCCGATTGCTCTGGATTCTCCTTTTCTTTCTGTGGAACACCACCATAGTTTGTCGGGAGTACTTACGGCAAGTGGGGCCCTTGCTGGTTTTTGGCTCGGACTTCTGTTTTATCCAAGATTTAGCAAACCAGAATTTTTAAATTGGTCTCTTCCTCATTTTAATCTTTCCTTCGGTACTAAAAATTTTAACAATTTTTGGATTACGGTTCTTGTTCGATTGTTAGTTTTAGCGATAGTGATCTTTTTACTTTATGTAATCCCAGGAATTCTCATCAAAAAAACCATTTGGAAAGATGATCTGTTTCTCCGATACATTCGTTACTTAATGGTTGGATTTGCTCTTGTTTTCTTTGTTCCATTGGTTCTGCAAAAAATCCAAAAAGGAAAGTTTTTGCAAAACTAATACATGCAGAAATTAACAAAGATATTTCAAATTTTAAAACTAGAACTATTAAAAGAAGGAGTTCTCAAAAACTCTTTCTTTGTTAGTAGTTCCAAAGCTCTCTCTGCCATCACCAATTTGGTGTTTATGATTTATTCCGTAAATTTGTTAAGCAAAGCGGAAAATGGAAAACTCCAATACTTTTTAGGTTTTTTGCCAGTGGTTCTGGCAGTTGCGGAATTTGGCCTACCCAACGCACTCATCAAATACATCTCACCACTCGCAGACAAAAAAGAAAATCCTGGTGCGATACTCAACGCCTCACTTCGAATTAAGTTTTATTCATTTTTATTTTTATCTTTAGTATGTTTTGTCGCTTATATTACGAGTGATGAAAACTATTTTGTTTTATTACTTTTGTTATTCGGTGGGATCATCATCTCGTTTATTTCCTACTTCGAAAGCCTATTTGTATCTTATCGCAAATACAAATCATTGTCTCTTTGGAACCCTTTACCAAACGTAGTCAGACTTTTATTATTAATCTTTTTTTCTGAATCCAGTGCACACCCTCTCACTTACATGGATATCCTCGCAATTTTTTGTATTGCACCAATCTTCGTTTTATTTTTATTTTTTTTCTTCTTTGGAAAAGAAGAGATTTCGTTTAGCGCAGAACCAAACGAGATCAAAACCAATCAAAAAAAACTTTTACTTTTTAATCTCTGGGCCTTTGCTGCTTCTATTTGTGCCATCCTTTCCGATCGATTGGAAATTTTCTTTTTAAACCAATTCCATCCGCCAGAAATTGTAGCCGACTACGGAACCGCCTTGCAGTTGTTTAGCGGATTTGTGATTATTTTAGCTACTTTTAATTCGATTATTTTTCCAAAATTAGCAAGACTTGCCGAAACAGAAGAATTTCCCAATGTTCTAAAAAAATCTGTGTTTTTAGGTGGAATGATAGCGATTGTTTTATCACCGGGAATTTTACTCGCAGAACCCATCTTAACCTTGTTATTCGGAACAAAATACACAAATTCGATTTCTGTATTCAAAATTCTTTATCCTAATTTTTTACTCCAATTGGTTTTTGCTCCACTTGGAACAGCATTATTCGCCTTAGGATTGCCAAAACTCCTTGCGGGCCTTGCCCTTCTCCGTCTGATCTTTGGTGCTATCTTCGACTATTGGATCATTCCTGATTGGGGCGCCAATGGAGCTGCCATTTCACTCTTTCTCGGCCAGATTGTTTCTTGGTTGATTTTAACTGGTTACTTTATGGCTTACTTTCGGAAGTAACAAACTCATAGATTTTTTTATAGTTTGTTTCTAAGGTTTCCCACTCTTTTGTAGCAACCTTGTCTCCATAGAGTTTCATATAGGATTCTTTTACAGATTTTCCTTCCGCCAAAAATTCCTTTAATTTCAAAATCACCATTTTGAATTGGATGGAATCATTTTGGATGTCGTAGTCACGACTGATTTTGGTTCCCGAAGACATTTCAAACTGGCGGACAAATAATTCAGAGAGTCCTAAAATTCCATACCCTTCAGAGTTATTTTTACGAAACTCCGATCTAGTTTTTGCCCATGCAAGTAAAAACAACGAAGACTGGGGCGAATATCCACCTAACAAAGTACCATCGGGGAATTGCAATTTCTGAGAAAACCGGACAATCGCTCTTGAGAGTTCTCTCCTTCTGCGAACAGAAAATTCCGTTTTTTCTACTTCTGTCAAATAGGCAAAAATAACAGCTTCTTCCTTACTATGATCCGTCTTTTCAAAAAACCGACTCAAATCATGAGAAAAACGAGTGTCAGCTTCTCTATAAGAAAAAATAACCAACAGAAGAGGGAAAATGAGAAGAAATCCATGTCTGTATTTCAAAAGTATTTTCTTCATCCCTAAAAGTATCGGGATAGTTTCCTTTCTCTTAGTTTCTTTTTTTTCTAATCTTTTCGCAGTGTCTTATTCGGACTCCGTAATGGACGATGACCGCGCCAACCGTCAGTTTGGGCGAGTGGTAGTGAAGGAAAGGAACCAATCCATACCCGAACCATCTGACAAACCCGGATTTGGCCTCCATACAGAACTCATCGCGGGAGGAAAATTCCAATCCCAAAAAGGGGGACTGGATTCGGAAAAGGCCAATCGTTATTATTCACAAGGAATTTTAACCACACCCAGTTTATTTTATTACACAGGACAAGGTTGGAATTTAGGAATCCTAATCGCACCACGAGTTGGTGTTTCTGAAGGAAGGATCATAGATAAAGAAATAAGAACTATTTACGATTCTGAAATCACAGCCCTTGCCTCAAAAGATATTTCAGGAATCCAATTGGCTTTGGAAGTGGGTCGTGGGTTCAACCGACTCGACAGGTTTGGTTTCTTTTTTGTGGGAATGGCCAATTATGGATCTGTTTCTTTTTCTCATTCTTCCGGCTTTCGCATAACAGGAATTCACTTAAATGCAAAACCGGAATTGGAAAATTGGTCCGCACCTCCTTGGAGTGGATACAGACGAGAGATTTACGGAGGACTTCTTGGTTCCGAAAAAACTTTATTTTGGGAAGAGTTTCGTTTTTTCCATTACGTATATAATGATCCCAACCATAATACCAATGGAGAAATCCTCTCCGGCCAAAGAGTCTCCGGGCGTTATTCCTACAGTGGAATGGAATTTCA from Leptospira noumeaensis includes:
- a CDS encoding lysophospholipid acyltransferase family protein is translated as MDSNQNPADILESLFVIPREVPKTILRNLLELIYDVKVAGSENIPESGGALIISNHTDYLDIPVQGAFADRKIVYLGKYELFHPQEEIMAIINHKNSPFSYPPLSLTKPVIEVLVNSLGSVVKKNLINWGSMPIIRNAAKDSEMDKRAAMDYYEKLETYMVDLMKEGELLSIYPEGSRSETGELQSFRAMAAKLAIRAGVPIIPSGIVGATNMSKPKAFLTGDAFKTKIRYQIGKPILPSEFPTGPEKKAAKELTEILENRVRELMKQAESIL
- a CDS encoding oligosaccharide flippase family protein gives rise to the protein MQKLTKIFQILKLELLKEGVLKNSFFVSSSKALSAITNLVFMIYSVNLLSKAENGKLQYFLGFLPVVLAVAEFGLPNALIKYISPLADKKENPGAILNASLRIKFYSFLFLSLVCFVAYITSDENYFVLLLLLFGGIIISFISYFESLFVSYRKYKSLSLWNPLPNVVRLLLLIFFSESSAHPLTYMDILAIFCIAPIFVLFLFFFFFGKEEISFSAEPNEIKTNQKKLLLFNLWAFAASICAILSDRLEIFFLNQFHPPEIVADYGTALQLFSGFVIILATFNSIIFPKLARLAETEEFPNVLKKSVFLGGMIAIVLSPGILLAEPILTLLFGTKYTNSISVFKILYPNFLLQLVFAPLGTALFALGLPKLLAGLALLRLIFGAIFDYWIIPDWGANGAAISLFLGQIVSWLILTGYFMAYFRK
- a CDS encoding phosphatase PAP2 family protein, with product MKELLLAQSSLWFSSLPLDSLHIWDPSLGGIFLTISTICHYLGGSSFFLGLISFVYIYYRPKLAFELSLGLLTSAVIISLLKFYLESPRPFPYPEAFDEKAFGLPSGHAYSAVVVWGLLAYRIPKLWFRVLSILIILFMPFSRMYLKVHYLGDVSLGFGLGVIHLLIILFLLDRFYKKDSVPTFLHTENYRTLSLLGIVITLSPIALDSPFLSVEHHHSLSGVLTASGALAGFWLGLLFYPRFSKPEFLNWSLPHFNLSFGTKNFNNFWITVLVRLLVLAIVIFLLYVIPGILIKKTIWKDDLFLRYIRYLMVGFALVFFVPLVLQKIQKGKFLQN